The sequence GCACAAAAGTTAGGTATAGACGTAGACACAAAAAGACTTGAGGAACTTTTGGGTATTAAGGTAGTAAAAACCAACGGAAGGACAGGTGCTGGAGTTAAAGACTTGCTTATTGCAGTGGTGGAAACTTACGAAAAGGGTATCAAACCTAAGGAGGTAAAGTATTCGGAAGACTTAGAGAGACTCTTAGCATCTATCAGAGAATTAGCAGATGAATCCAAGCATGATCTTATAAAGAAACTTCTTACCCATAGAGAGTATTTTCAGCAGATAGAGAAACTCTACGGAAGACCAGCTTATTATGTGATAAGAGAAAACAGGTTTGCTTTTGCACACGGCCTTTACAACGAAGTGATAAAAAGAAAACCCATTACATCCATGGATATTACCACCCTTTTGGACAAATTCTTGCTCCATCCTTACATAGGTACTGTTGCATTTTTTCTCATCATGTTTACTCTTTTCAAAATTTCCTTTGATTTTTCTAAGCCTTTTATGGACTGGCTTGATGGTTTCTTAAACGAGTTTGTATCACCTATTATCAAAATGGTTCTTAAAGATCTAGGGGCACCCACTTTGGTAATAAGGTTCTTTTCGGAAGCTTTTGTAGGTGGTGTGGGTTTTGTTCTCACTTTTACACCTCTTATAGCTGTCATATACCTTCTACTGTCCTTTCTTGAGTTTACCGGATACCTTCCAAGAATAGCTTTTCTCATGGACAGATTTATGCACAAGCTGGGACTTCACGGAAAAAGCCTTGTACCTCTTCTTCTTGGTTTTGGATGCAATGTTCCTGCCATTGTGGCCACAAGGACTATGGAAAGTAAAAGGGACAAACTTTTAGTAATAGCTATGATCCCCTTCATGAGCTGTCCTGCAAGGCTCGTAGTTTTTTCCTTCTTTGCTATAACTTTTTTTAAAAACCCCGTTTTGGTTATCTTTTCTCTATATATGTTCGGTATTGTAATGGCTTTGATCACCGCTATGATCCTAAGGAAGACAGCTTTGAGAGGTACAATTGACCACTTTGTTATGGAACTACCACCTTACCGTTTACCTACACTGAGACTACTCTTTCGTATGGTTTGGGTGTATCTCAAGGACTTCCTTTATAGAGCAGGAACCTTAATATTTGCAGTATCTATACTCATCTGGCTAAGCATGAACCTACCTCCTGGTGTAGAAAAACCTGAAGATAGCATAGCGGGAAAGATAGGAAAAGCTATAACTCCCATCTTTGAACCTATAGGTATAAATGACTGGAGAATTTCCACATCACTTATTCCTGCCTTTCTTGCAAGAGAGATAGTTCTGAGTTCTATGGCGACCATATACTCTGTAGAAGAACAAGGTAAAAAGGAAGATTTTTCAGTATATGAGTCTGCAAAAAAACAGTTTTTTGGCTTATTATCCGCAACAAAGGAGGCTTTTTCTTCACTTATTAATCCCTTTCCTAAAACCTTTGAGATTTCAGAAGAACACAGTGTCTTGAGAAACACTATTTCAAGGAGTATGGACGAGCGGAGCGCTTTATCGTTTATGATATTCATTCTCATTTATACATCGTGTTTGGGAACAGTTGCGGTCATGTGGAGAGAAGCGGGTAAAAAGTTTGCACTTAGCTTTTTGGCTTACAGCTTTGTAATGGCTTGGTTAAGCGCCTTTCTCGTTTACAGAATAGGAATGCTATCATGAGCTGGCTTGCCACTTTTATTTTTCTTCTTTTGGCTATTTTGTTCTTCTTTTTGTGGAAAAGAAGGAAGAAAAGCTGTTGCTAACGCCTTACAACCACACTTTGGACAGGTCCTCTATTGCCTCAAACCTTTCTTTACTTCCCTATGAACCATTTTTGCTTTATACATACTTTTGTCTGCCTCTTGTAATAGATCGTTTAATGTATGTCCGTGTTCCGGATAACATGCATACCCTATACTAAGGGTTATCTTGGTAGTCCCTATGCTGTAGTTTACATTATTGTATAACTTGTATGTTATTTCCAATATATCGTTGCACGAAGTTTCAGGAAGTATAATAGCAAACTCATCTCCTCCCCATCTTGACACTATATCGCACTCTCTCAAATTATCTTTTATCTTTGAAGCTATTGTTTTCAGGGCATGATCTCCTATGTGATGTCCGTATGCGTCGTTTATCGCTTTAAAGTCATTTAAATCTATGAAAAGAATGGCAAACTTTTTCCCAAATCTATATGCCTTCTTTATCTCTTCCCTAACATACTCTTCAAAGAAAAGCCTTGAATAAACTCCTGTAAGGGGATCTTTTAAGGTGAGTTTCCCTTTAGATAACTTCCTTATTTTATATCCTTGCAGTAGTAAAGCCATAGAAAGCACTGTGTACATAAACATGTTTAAATAAACACTTTCATGTATGAAAAAATAAACACTTGTAATGCAGAAACCTACAAGGAGAATTATTAAGGATCTCATAAAGAAAGCAAAGGTGATTAGCGAAAAGCCTAAAAGTATGTAAAAAACGTATTCCATTCCCCGTAAAACCCCCTCCCTACTCGTATTTTGCTAAACTGCCTCATTTTTCTCATAAAGTTTCTTGTCTTCGTACATACGAGCACTGGCGATCTTTATAAGCTCATCCACACTTGCACCATCCTTGGGATATACAGCATATCCAACGTTGGCTTTTACTTGAGTACCATTAACTTCAAATGTCAACGCACTTTTTAGTCTTTCTATGACTGTAAATATCTTGTCTTCTTTTATGTCTTTTAGAACCACGATGAACTCATCACCACCGTATCTTATAATAAAATCGTCAGACCTTAAATGCTTTCTAAGTCTATACCCTACTTCTGCTAAAACTTCATCTCCTTTAGCATGACCGTAGATGTCATTGATATCTTTGAAATTGTACATATCAATAAAAAGTATGCAGTAATTTATGCCAAGCTTTTCGTAATTTTCGAGCTCTTTTTTTAAAACCTCTTCAAAAAACATTCTGTTATTTACCTTTGTAAGTGCATCTAAATATGCCTTGTTCTTTAGCGACCTTATGGTCTTAGTTAAGGATATGCTATAAAAAAAAGCTACTGCAATGAGCAAATAGCTATAAAAGATCAAGAGGAGATTTAGATACTTCTTATTTAAAAAACCGGCGACCGTTTGTAGCAAAAAGGATACACTGAACAGAGCGGAGAGCTTTTTTACAACGCTATTCTTAAAGCCAAGGGCAAAAGATGCAAAAAGTACAGCAAAACCAAGTGCCAGGTATTGATCATATGTCATCTAACTCCTCACCCCTCAAAAGCCTCTGCGCGTAATTTACAACAGCTAAGACCATAAACCACAGGGCGTGGTGATCTGTGTCGTTGAACTCCTCTTTTACATAAAGGCTTCCGTCTGGCATTTTAACCACCTTTACATACTCAAAAGCCTTCTGTGCAAGGGCTTTATTTTTAACCTTTTGCAGTATTTTTTCTTTTATTTCCTCAGGTAAGGGCATCTCCATCTTTCCTCACCTCTAATGCAGTTATAAACAGTGGTCTAACTCCTAAATATAATCTTCCTATTCTCAAAAGGTATCTGTAAGCATAAACTACATACACACCGTCATTTAGTTCTGTGCTTGCGCAACTACCTTCAAAACAGTTCTTTTGTGTTCCTTCTACAAATACAATAGAGTTTTCGTAAGGAGTTTGAACAAAGAGCTTTTTACCCTTTCTCCATACTAATGATGGTTTGGGCAGAAAAGATACAATGGTAATACCTCTCTTTATTGCATTAATAAGTTCCTTGGCAGAAGATATCTTTTCTTTAGACAAAAGGAAGTTTCTCATAAGCATAAAAGAGTACTTATAGTTAGGAAATAAAAATCTCATTCCTACCTCCCTTATGTATATTTTAACATGGTGATCAAGCCCTCCTATGACAGGGTTATCCCATCCTTCTTTTAAGTAAACGCAAGCGTATTTTTCAATATCTATAACTTTCTGCAAAAGGGATAAGGATCTTTCTTTAAAAATGGGAAGGAGCAAAACTACAGGAAGTAGGTGCAAAAAGAGCATAAATTTGTTCTCAAGGAGAGCGTCTTTTAGGTTTATTATTTCCAATATGTACTCTTTATCTCTACTTAGTTTCCACCTATACTTTTCCTTAAAGGGGTGAGCTATAACTTTAAGGTTATCTATCTCAATGAGATCTCCGAGGATCTTTCCCTCTTGATCCGTGATCTTCCTTTCAACACCTGCAATCATCTTGTGCTCATCACAGAAATTTTTTATAGCGTCTGTATCGTGATCTGTGATTATTGCGTAATCTATGTCCTCAGAAGACATACTCATCTTTATGTCTTCGGGCTTACCCAAAGAATCGTAAGAGAACTGTGTGTGTATGTGAAACTCGTAAGAATACACATAAAAGTCAGGAGGTTCAAAGAACTCTTTAGACCTTCTTGCTTTTACCCACTTAATAGGGTATAGATGGAGAAGGGCTAAGTAAGAAATCAGTAGTGCAATAAGAAGCCAGATCATCTGAGATTCATTTTTTTCTCTACTTCCTCAAGGGTTTTTATCGCTATTTGTCTTGCTTTTTTAGACCCTTCTTCAAACAGTTCTTCTAAGTGCTTAATGTCTTGTTTAAGGCTTTCCCTTCTTTCTCTTATTGGTTCAAGAAATCTCTCAAGCCCTTCAAACATGATCTTTTTGCACTCAACGCATCCGAGCTTTCCACTTTTGCAGTCTTTCTCTATTTGCAAAACTTTTTCATCCTGCGTAAAAAGTTTGTGGTACATAAAGACGGGACATATCTCTGGTCTTCCGGGATCACCTTTACGAAGCTTTTGAGGATCGGTAAAAAATCTCATGACCTTTTGCTCCACCTCTTCTTTTGTATCTGCAAAGTATATGGCATTGTTGTAGGATTTGCTCATTTTCCTACCGTCTATACCTACCAGTTTGGGGGTTTGAGTAAGCATAGCCTGAGGTTCAGGGAAGGTATCACCGTAAAGATAGTTGAACCTTCTTGCTATCTCTCTTGTTAGCTCTATATGGGGAAGTTGATCTTCACCCACCGGAACAGCGTTAGCTTTGTATATGAGGATGTCCGCTGCTTGAAGCACGGGATAACCTAAAAAGCCGTAGGTGTCCGTATCGTAAAAGTCCCTCTTGGATACATTAAGCTCTTTGAGTATATGGCTTTCCATGTATCCTTCAAATACAGCTCTTACAAGGGACTGGGATAATTCATCAAGGATCATATCCTCAAGAGCCTCAAAATCTTCAACCTTGTAAGGAAGTCTTGAAGTCAGCTCTTTTATAAGGTCCCTTATGCCACCTTTGAACTGTATCTCTAAATCCTGTATTCTCAGAAGATTATACTTCATGTCTTTGTAGCTAGGATTCCACTCAAGCCAGCTTTTTGGTGTTATCATACTAAAAAGTAAAAAGAGTTCTGCGTGCTCTTTTACTCTGGACTGTATGAAGAGAAGACTCTTTTTTGGATCAAGCCCTAAGGCTATCCAATCAAGCATCACTTCTCTTATGTTCTCTTTTAGCTCAGAGGTTTTTTTGTAAGCAGTGGTTAAAGCATGCCAGTCCGCTATGAAAAA comes from Hydrogenobacter hydrogenophilus and encodes:
- the feoB gene encoding ferrous iron transport protein B, which produces MKPLKKIIRVALAGNPNVGKTSLLNHLVGTTLKVGNWPGVTVEKKEGSTLYGEYTVNFIDLPGIYTLEPVSEDEFIAYRFLTEETPDVILNVVETPNMERDLLLTVELLELGIPMVLALNMVDEAQKLGIDVDTKRLEELLGIKVVKTNGRTGAGVKDLLIAVVETYEKGIKPKEVKYSEDLERLLASIRELADESKHDLIKKLLTHREYFQQIEKLYGRPAYYVIRENRFAFAHGLYNEVIKRKPITSMDITTLLDKFLLHPYIGTVAFFLIMFTLFKISFDFSKPFMDWLDGFLNEFVSPIIKMVLKDLGAPTLVIRFFSEAFVGGVGFVLTFTPLIAVIYLLLSFLEFTGYLPRIAFLMDRFMHKLGLHGKSLVPLLLGFGCNVPAIVATRTMESKRDKLLVIAMIPFMSCPARLVVFSFFAITFFKNPVLVIFSLYMFGIVMALITAMILRKTALRGTIDHFVMELPPYRLPTLRLLFRMVWVYLKDFLYRAGTLIFAVSILIWLSMNLPPGVEKPEDSIAGKIGKAITPIFEPIGINDWRISTSLIPAFLAREIVLSSMATIYSVEEQGKKEDFSVYESAKKQFFGLLSATKEAFSSLINPFPKTFEISEEHSVLRNTISRSMDERSALSFMIFILIYTSCLGTVAVMWREAGKKFALSFLAYSFVMAWLSAFLVYRIGMLS
- a CDS encoding LPXTG cell wall anchor domain-containing protein, whose protein sequence is MSWLATFIFLLLAILFFFLWKRRKKSCC
- a CDS encoding GGDEF domain-containing protein, encoding MEYVFYILLGFSLITFAFFMRSLIILLVGFCITSVYFFIHESVYLNMFMYTVLSMALLLQGYKIRKLSKGKLTLKDPLTGVYSRLFFEEYVREEIKKAYRFGKKFAILFIDLNDFKAINDAYGHHIGDHALKTIASKIKDNLRECDIVSRWGGDEFAIILPETSCNDILEITYKLYNNVNYSIGTTKITLSIGYACYPEHGHTLNDLLQEADKSMYKAKMVHREVKKGLRQ
- a CDS encoding GGDEF domain-containing protein, with amino-acid sequence MTYDQYLALGFAVLFASFALGFKNSVVKKLSALFSVSFLLQTVAGFLNKKYLNLLLIFYSYLLIAVAFFYSISLTKTIRSLKNKAYLDALTKVNNRMFFEEVLKKELENYEKLGINYCILFIDMYNFKDINDIYGHAKGDEVLAEVGYRLRKHLRSDDFIIRYGGDEFIVVLKDIKEDKIFTVIERLKSALTFEVNGTQVKANVGYAVYPKDGASVDELIKIASARMYEDKKLYEKNEAV
- a CDS encoding PHP domain-containing protein translates to MIWLLIALLISYLALLHLYPIKWVKARRSKEFFEPPDFYVYSYEFHIHTQFSYDSLGKPEDIKMSMSSEDIDYAIITDHDTDAIKNFCDEHKMIAGVERKITDQEGKILGDLIEIDNLKVIAHPFKEKYRWKLSRDKEYILEIINLKDALLENKFMLFLHLLPVVLLLPIFKERSLSLLQKVIDIEKYACVYLKEGWDNPVIGGLDHHVKIYIREVGMRFLFPNYKYSFMLMRNFLLSKEKISSAKELINAIKRGITIVSFLPKPSLVWRKGKKLFVQTPYENSIVFVEGTQKNCFEGSCASTELNDGVYVVYAYRYLLRIGRLYLGVRPLFITALEVRKDGDALT
- the trpS gene encoding tryptophan--tRNA ligase, which codes for MRVISGMRPTGKLHLGHYFGVIKNWINLQENHETLFFIADWHALTTAYKKTSELKENIREVMLDWIALGLDPKKSLLFIQSRVKEHAELFLLFSMITPKSWLEWNPSYKDMKYNLLRIQDLEIQFKGGIRDLIKELTSRLPYKVEDFEALEDMILDELSQSLVRAVFEGYMESHILKELNVSKRDFYDTDTYGFLGYPVLQAADILIYKANAVPVGEDQLPHIELTREIARRFNYLYGDTFPEPQAMLTQTPKLVGIDGRKMSKSYNNAIYFADTKEEVEQKVMRFFTDPQKLRKGDPGRPEICPVFMYHKLFTQDEKVLQIEKDCKSGKLGCVECKKIMFEGLERFLEPIRERRESLKQDIKHLEELFEEGSKKARQIAIKTLEEVEKKMNLR